The proteins below come from a single Leifsonia sp. 1010 genomic window:
- a CDS encoding FCD domain-containing protein — protein MATDSDAAARLIPQRLPAARLGVAVVAELVEIIVTGQLKEGDLLPPEGPLSEHFGVSRTVLRESVKRLEEKGLVIVSQGRGTQVQAPGYWNMLDPVVLSALIDNDESLGVLDELTVVRASLESAMAGAVARSHTADGLRRLENALTAMRESESETDSFRQADVVFHYALMEISGNRLAENIAKHLYKRAVESSRYQGINPPDAVALTLDEHAAIVEAIASGDAAAAERAMHDHIHISWERRRLPDHAPGARPDQAREEVQASE, from the coding sequence ATGGCGACCGACTCCGACGCTGCAGCCCGGCTCATCCCGCAGCGGCTGCCCGCCGCGCGACTGGGCGTCGCCGTCGTCGCCGAGCTCGTCGAGATCATCGTCACGGGCCAGCTGAAGGAGGGCGACCTCCTGCCGCCGGAGGGCCCGCTGAGCGAGCACTTCGGGGTCAGCCGCACGGTCCTCCGCGAGTCCGTGAAGCGGCTGGAGGAGAAGGGCCTGGTGATCGTGTCCCAGGGCCGCGGCACGCAGGTCCAGGCGCCCGGCTACTGGAACATGCTCGACCCGGTGGTGCTCTCGGCCCTCATCGACAACGACGAGAGCCTCGGCGTGCTCGATGAGCTGACCGTCGTGCGCGCGAGCCTGGAATCGGCGATGGCGGGCGCTGTCGCCCGCTCCCACACGGCCGACGGACTCCGGCGCCTCGAGAACGCGCTCACGGCGATGCGCGAGAGCGAGTCGGAGACGGACTCCTTCCGGCAGGCCGACGTGGTCTTCCACTACGCGCTCATGGAGATCTCCGGCAACCGCCTCGCCGAGAACATCGCCAAGCACCTCTACAAGAGGGCCGTCGAGTCCAGCCGGTACCAGGGCATCAACCCGCCGGACGCCGTTGCGTTGACCCTGGACGAGCACGCGGCCATCGTCGAGGCCATCGCCAGCGGGGATGCGGCCGCCGCCGAGCGGGCCATGCACGATCACATCCACATCTCGTGGGAGCGTCGCCGGCTTCCGGATCACGCGCCCGGC